The genome window TAATTGGATCATGGAGTGGAGTGTCACATAGAGCAACAGACAGAGAGATGAAGAAATAAATAGAGACAGAAGCACAATGCCTGGACGTTTGTTCGGGGGTTGTGCTTTTTATTTTATAATTACAGTGGGATTTTCTGTATGCAGGATCAACATTATGCTACGATATTTAGTACAAAGATAGCGTTTACATAAATTTAAAGGAGATGTTGATAATCACTACGGATCAGAGGTCTTACGACCATGTGGCAGCACAGGTCATACAGAATTACGCGATTGACAAACCTGTCGTTTCCTATATTCGTCATAACGAGAATCTGACGTATCATGTCGTTGATGAAGCAAGCGGGCAGAAGTATCTGCTCCGTATCCATCAAGCAGCATATGCAAGTATGTCAGGCATTCAGCACACGCCTTCTGCATTGGAGGCAGAGATGGATCTGCTTCATGAGTTAAATGCAACAACAGGATTACGCGTCCAACATCCGGTACGCAATGTATCGGGAGATTGGGTCACGTTATGGACAAGTGAAGAAGGTAAAGAAATCTGCTGTACAGTACTGGAGTGGATTGAGGGCAGGGACATCCAACAGGGAGAACGCCTGACAACAGAGCAGATATATGATCTTGGTGCTCAGCTGCAGATGCTTCATCAATATGGACGTGTGCAGAATCAGACAGATCGAACTAAGGTACGCCCGGCATATGGCAATGTCCATGAGAATTTGGTCATGCTAGGGCAGCTGGAAGAGGGAGTCCGATTGGGAATTTTTACAACGGAAGACTTCGATCTGCTTCGGGAGACGTTTGAGAACATTAACGAGCAGTTAGGAGCGTACCCTCTCGATGAAAAGACCTGGGGCGTTATTCATGGAGATATTACTCGCAATAATCTGCTGATCACGGATCAGGGGATGTCCATGATTGATTTTTGTCTACACGGTTATGGTTATTATCTTTTCGATGCCGGAGGGGCAGCGCTTATGTTCAATCGGGAGGAACGTGACATATTCTTATCTGGATACACAAAACAGATCGCACCACTGACGGATCGAGATATCCGTTTAATGGAAGGGTTCATGCTGATCTTTACACTTGGTTATTATGCTTTTCAGATGGCGAACGAGTCTAGGCACGAATGGATGAAAGATCGCATGCCGAAGTTATGCAGCAAGTATTGCAGACCTTATGTACAGAACGAGAGTATCTTCTACGAACTGTGAATTATAATTCAGATGTGCAGATCCGGAAGGGCTATGAACAGGTAGTTCAAAAATTATGGTTGCCTGAATACCCGAACAGTTTCGTGGATAATATCATAAATAGTAGTAAGCGCTTTATGAATTGAAGGGAAATGAAATAATCTGTTTAAAAAGTTTATTTTACCGAATTAATGTGATGAAAGCTGACAAAATATTCTGGTTTTCATCGAATCAATCGAAAATGAAGGAAATACATCCAAAGAAATCGTTAAGTTTGTTGACACTGATCTTCCGGTCGATTAATCTTAATGAAGAAGAATGAACGATTTCCATTACTGTTCTGACATACGCTCAGAATGGTTCCATACAGCGGATGATAACGAGCGGGAGAGACCTGAGTTAGCCGAGCAATGGCTAGTGTTCAGGCACCGAAGGAGCAAGCTGCTGCGCACCCGGCCCAGTGGTTAATCTCTCAGGTAAATGTACCATCGTTGGACGCAACTCTGGAGAGTGCGCGAACTGCGCCACCCAAGGGGTATATGATCAGTCAGTCTGGTGACTTGTCTGCAATTGCAGGGCATGCACCTTGTCGTGAGACACTGCTGATCGTGAAACTCTCAGGTATCGAGGACAGAGAGAGGGCCTGTGGCCTTCTTCTGTCCTTTTTTGATGTCATCATTCAGTAATAAAGGAACATTATGGCATGGGAGCTGGATGGAAATGACGAATACAATTGGAGGGTTATAAGGTGCGATTTAAAGATGTTTTCTCAATTATTGGTCCGTCGATGACGGGGCCTTCAAGTTCACATACAGCTGGAGCAGCAAGACTGGGAAGAATTGCGCGTCAGTGGCTAGGTTGTACGCCTGAACGTGCCCGGCTGACGCTCTACGGTTCATTCGCTGATACGTATCAGGGCCACGGAACTGATCTGGCGCTGATCGGCGGTCTGCTGGATTATGTTACAGACGATCCGCGTATCCCGGATGCGGAGCAATACGCAGAGGAAGCGGGTATGGAGGTTGAGTTTTATACAAGCGGTCTGCCTGCTCCTCATCCCAATACGGTCAAAATTGAGTTGTGGCATGAAGGGCGTACATGTTCCTTAATCGGTGCTTCTATTGGTGGTGGTAGTGTGTCGGTGCATGCGATGAATGATTTTCGTGTCCAGATTAGTGGTGAGTTTCCGACACTCGTGCTGCGACATGCAGACAAGGCAGGGGTGCTTGCCTCGGTAACGTCCACGATCAGTTCATCTGGGGTTAACATCGGGTATATGCAGGTGGATCGGAAAGCCCGTGATGGCGAAGCACTTACTGCGATGGAGATGGACGGCGTGCCGAATCCTGATATGCTCAAGCGTCTAAAAGAGCTGGATCATGTACTGGACATTCGTGTCATCGATTTGAAGAGAGGAGTTGATTCGGATGCGATTTAAACATTTACATGAACTGAATACGATCTGTACAGCGGAATCCAAAACGATTGCTCAATTGATGATCGAGGAGCAGGTTCAGGAGACCAATACACCGGAAGCGGATGTTGTGAAACAGATGTCTGAATATTATCAGGTGATGAAGGAAGCGGTGCGTAAAGGGTTAACGGAAGATACCACATCACGTAGTGGATTAACGGGTGGAGACGGTAAAAAAATGGCCGAGTACATTCGCAAAGGTGAGACTTGCTCAGGAGATGCTTCCGCACTTGCCATGGCGTATGCCCTGTGTGTATCTGAAGTGAATGCCTCCATGGGCCGGATTGTGGCAACACCTACAGCCGGTTCCTGCGGCATCATCCCTGGTGTTTTTATCAGCTCACAGGAGCGATTTGGCTGGACGGACGAACATTTGGTGAATGGGTTGTTCTGCGCGGGAGCGATTGGTTATGTTATTGCCAACAATTCATTTATCTCTGGTGCAGAAGGTGGCTGTCAGGCAGAAGTGGGTTCCGCGATCGGCATGGCTGCGGGTGCCATGGTTGAACTGCGTGGAGGTACACCGGAACAGGTCGTTCATGCCGTTGGTCTAGCGTTAAAAAATACACTGGGCCTGATCTGCGATCCGGTCGCAGGTCTCGTTGAAATTCCATGCATCGTACGTAACGGACTGGGTGCCGTTACGGCGCTGGCTGCGGCCGACATGGCATTGGCCGGAGTGCGTAGTGCTATTCCGTCAGATGAAGTCATCGACGTGATGCTGGAAGTAGGCAGTGCGATGCCGAGCCGCCACCGGGAGACAGCCCAAGGTGGGTTGGCTCAGACACCAACGGGTCGCAAAATGATGCAGAAGCTGGCTAAACCGAAGGCCAAGCGTGCAGAGCCTGAGACGGAGTCGAAGCCAGCGGATGCTGACACAACTACAAGTGGGACGGATACTGTTCAAGCGGAAACGGATCCTCAGGTTTAATCTGAACGGGGGTCACCGAGGAATAACCAGTGACATGATGATGTATAACGGCGGCATTAAACAAGCGTCCGCGAACCCGAATTCGGGTTCTGCAGGACGCTTGTTTAATGCCGCCAAATGATGTGAAGCTAGGCTACTTATAAGTGACTTCAGATATATTTGTATTATGAATCTAGTCCTGGCTTACAGCCGTACTCAGTACGGCATATCCATACGCGGGCAATTCAATGGCAAACACGCCATCATCCTTGGCGGTACGATGGTTTCCACCGAATAGCTCGGTCCATTCCTCGTCACCCGCCTCCAGCTCGACAATAGCCGTCTCTTCCGAGCGATTGAACAGAACCAGAATGCGTTCCTCTTCATTCTGCCGTTCGAATACCAATTGGCTGCCATCCGAGCGAGCCTGCAGGAAACGAACGGTGCCTTCTGCACGCAGGGCAGGATGAGCATGACGCAGGGAGATCAGTTTCTGATAAAAGTCTAGCAGCTCACGGTCCTGCTTCGCTTCATCCCATTCCATGCATTTACGGCAGCCCGGATCATGGTCACCGTCCATGCCAATCTCGTCTCCGTAATAGATGCACGGCGCGCCCATGTAACTGAACTGGAATAACGCAGCTAGCTTCATCTTGCGCTGGTCGCCTTCACATAGCGTGAGCAGCCGCGGGGTATCGTGACTGTCCAGCAGGTTGAATGCAACTTCGCTGGCTTGAAGCGGATAACGGGATAATTGCCGACCGATGGAGTTCGCGAACTGTTCGGCATGCATTGTATTTTTTACAAAGAAAGCATTCACGGCATCGGTAAACGGATAGTTCATGGACGCATCGAACTGGTCGCCTTGCAGCCAGGAAGAAGACTCGTTCCATACTTCGCCCAGAATGTAGGCATCCGGATTAGCGGCTTTGACCACACGGCGGAAATCACGCCAGAAGGCATCATCCACTTCGTCGGCAACATCCAGTCGCCATCCGTCTGCACCTACTTCCTTAATCCAGTACTCGGCAACCTCCAGCAGATAGGCCTTAACCTCGGGATTCTCCGTATTCAACTTAGGCATGTGCGCTTCGAATCCGAAAGTCTCATACGTAGGAATGCCGTCGTTCACGTCCAGCGGGAATTCATGTACATGGAACCAGTCTTTGTATTTGGATTGTTCTCCGTTCTTCTGCACATCCACAAACGGGGCAAACGTCTTCCCGGAATGGTTGAACACAGCATCCAGCAAGACGCGAATTCCACGTGCGTGGCACAGCTCGACCAGTCGCTTCACGGTATCTGCGTCACCAAAATGCCGGTCTACCCGCAGGTAGTCCTCGGTATCGTATTTGTGATTGGTGGTAGCTTCAAAGATGGGTGTGAAGTAGATCGCATTAATGCCCAGATCACTGATGTAATCCAGATGGTCGATCACACCCTGAAGGTCACCGCCGAAGAAATTGAAGGGTGTCGGCTCGCCACCCCACGGTTCCACCTTTTCCGGACTAATATCCGGGTTGCCGTTCGCGAATCGTTCAGGGAAAATCTGATAGAACACGGCATCCTTAACCCATGCAGGGGGTGTGAATACAGCTCCTGCATGAATATAAGGGAACTGGAACATACGACCCGGATCGTCCGGTTCTTCTTCTTGGAAGTCCGTCTCGGTCATCCAGATCTGTTCATCTCCACTTTTGAGAAGAAAAGAGTATTTTAGTCGGTGGTAGGGAGGTTTCACCTCGCCCTCGAAGTAATCGAACATCGAGTCAGAGGTGAACTTTGTTAAAGGAACCAGCGCTTTGGTTGCATCCCATGCATATTTGTCTCCAGTCAGGGCATGTACCTCAGTCAGATCATTCTTTTTGGCGCGCAGGCGCAGATGAATTGTGTCTTGGTCATAGGCATAGGCCCAATTGCGTTTCGGTTGATGATAGATGGCTTCCAACAGCATAATGAAATTCCTCCCGTCAGGTGTAGGTATAATATGTACTTGGTCGATTTGATTGATATAACATTCCCCACGTTAATGGATAAGCTATAATTAGAATGTGTGGTAACGTAAAGGAATTCAACATGGCTTCAACAAGATAACAAGATTTGAATCCATCTGTTATAGATAGCTTTTTTATGATGAGGCTCAGATATATCATTAACCCAATGGGGGCGGAAAGGAAACGAATATTCGAATGAAAACCAAACTGTTATACATTGAAGATGATACGGAAATTGCAACTTGGGTCAGAGCCGATCTGGAGGAGCGCGGTTATGAGGTGGTATGGCTCGGCAGTGGTGAAGGTGCAGCGGAGGCTGCTGTGGGTTGCTCACTCATTATTCTGGATGTCATGCT of Paenibacillus sp. FSL R5-0517 contains these proteins:
- a CDS encoding phosphotransferase → MIITTDQRSYDHVAAQVIQNYAIDKPVVSYIRHNENLTYHVVDEASGQKYLLRIHQAAYASMSGIQHTPSALEAEMDLLHELNATTGLRVQHPVRNVSGDWVTLWTSEEGKEICCTVLEWIEGRDIQQGERLTTEQIYDLGAQLQMLHQYGRVQNQTDRTKVRPAYGNVHENLVMLGQLEEGVRLGIFTTEDFDLLRETFENINEQLGAYPLDEKTWGVIHGDITRNNLLITDQGMSMIDFCLHGYGYYLFDAGGAALMFNREERDIFLSGYTKQIAPLTDRDIRLMEGFMLIFTLGYYAFQMANESRHEWMKDRMPKLCSKYCRPYVQNESIFYEL
- the sdaAB gene encoding L-serine ammonia-lyase, iron-sulfur-dependent subunit beta, whose product is MRFKDVFSIIGPSMTGPSSSHTAGAARLGRIARQWLGCTPERARLTLYGSFADTYQGHGTDLALIGGLLDYVTDDPRIPDAEQYAEEAGMEVEFYTSGLPAPHPNTVKIELWHEGRTCSLIGASIGGGSVSVHAMNDFRVQISGEFPTLVLRHADKAGVLASVTSTISSSGVNIGYMQVDRKARDGEALTAMEMDGVPNPDMLKRLKELDHVLDIRVIDLKRGVDSDAI
- the sdaAA gene encoding L-serine ammonia-lyase, iron-sulfur-dependent, subunit alpha, coding for MRFKHLHELNTICTAESKTIAQLMIEEQVQETNTPEADVVKQMSEYYQVMKEAVRKGLTEDTTSRSGLTGGDGKKMAEYIRKGETCSGDASALAMAYALCVSEVNASMGRIVATPTAGSCGIIPGVFISSQERFGWTDEHLVNGLFCAGAIGYVIANNSFISGAEGGCQAEVGSAIGMAAGAMVELRGGTPEQVVHAVGLALKNTLGLICDPVAGLVEIPCIVRNGLGAVTALAAADMALAGVRSAIPSDEVIDVMLEVGSAMPSRHRETAQGGLAQTPTGRKMMQKLAKPKAKRAEPETESKPADADTTTSGTDTVQAETDPQV
- a CDS encoding alpha-glycosidase, whose translation is MLLEAIYHQPKRNWAYAYDQDTIHLRLRAKKNDLTEVHALTGDKYAWDATKALVPLTKFTSDSMFDYFEGEVKPPYHRLKYSFLLKSGDEQIWMTETDFQEEEPDDPGRMFQFPYIHAGAVFTPPAWVKDAVFYQIFPERFANGNPDISPEKVEPWGGEPTPFNFFGGDLQGVIDHLDYISDLGINAIYFTPIFEATTNHKYDTEDYLRVDRHFGDADTVKRLVELCHARGIRVLLDAVFNHSGKTFAPFVDVQKNGEQSKYKDWFHVHEFPLDVNDGIPTYETFGFEAHMPKLNTENPEVKAYLLEVAEYWIKEVGADGWRLDVADEVDDAFWRDFRRVVKAANPDAYILGEVWNESSSWLQGDQFDASMNYPFTDAVNAFFVKNTMHAEQFANSIGRQLSRYPLQASEVAFNLLDSHDTPRLLTLCEGDQRKMKLAALFQFSYMGAPCIYYGDEIGMDGDHDPGCRKCMEWDEAKQDRELLDFYQKLISLRHAHPALRAEGTVRFLQARSDGSQLVFERQNEEERILVLFNRSEETAIVELEAGDEEWTELFGGNHRTAKDDGVFAIELPAYGYAVLSTAVSQD